A DNA window from Carnobacterium funditum DSM 5970 contains the following coding sequences:
- a CDS encoding LicD family protein: MQKNELKFPGLNVRIEEAQRVQLEILLEFDRLCKKHAIHYQLFSGTLIGAIRHKGFIPWDDDIDVCMLREEYKRFLAVSAKELSENFFLQNYQTDEKFQTQYTKIRKNKTRYVENLVQDVKMHHGFFIDVFPYDQVRPDSLKGEIQRIAIDQLKIINYCRVMRVNNSEKKTGLRIAKKAAYYFLKVIPKNKIDRLITRLACLFNEKDEEYVGELSISTGKKMYDSFVLKEEFFYDSIDWDFEGHKFPVPRAYDEILRKNYGNYMDLPPLKEQEPHHGIVEINFNTEK, from the coding sequence ATGCAAAAGAACGAACTCAAATTTCCTGGATTAAATGTGCGAATAGAAGAGGCCCAAAGAGTACAATTAGAAATATTATTAGAGTTTGATCGGTTATGTAAAAAACACGCAATACACTATCAACTTTTCTCAGGGACTTTAATTGGAGCTATCAGGCACAAGGGCTTTATTCCTTGGGATGATGATATAGACGTATGCATGTTAAGAGAAGAATACAAGCGATTTCTAGCTGTCAGTGCAAAAGAATTAAGCGAAAATTTTTTTTTGCAAAACTATCAGACAGATGAAAAATTTCAAACTCAGTATACAAAAATCAGAAAAAACAAAACACGTTATGTTGAAAACCTTGTTCAAGATGTAAAGATGCACCATGGATTTTTTATAGACGTATTTCCATATGATCAGGTGAGACCCGATAGTTTAAAAGGTGAAATACAAAGAATAGCGATAGATCAATTAAAGATCATAAATTACTGTAGAGTTATGAGAGTAAACAATAGTGAAAAAAAAACGGGTTTAAGAATAGCTAAAAAGGCGGCCTATTATTTTTTGAAAGTTATACCTAAAAATAAAATAGATCGACTCATTACACGACTTGCGTGTCTTTTTAACGAAAAGGATGAAGAATACGTAGGGGAATTGAGTATTTCTACTGGTAAAAAAATGTACGACTCTTTTGTCTTAAAGGAAGAATTTTTTTACGATTCAATTGACTGGGATTTCGAAGGGCACAAGTTTCCAGTACCTAGAGCATACGATGAGATTCTAAGAAAAAATTATGGCAATTACATGGATTTGCCTCCCTTAAAAGAACAAGAACCCCATCATGGAATTGTTGAAATAAATTTTAATACAGAAAAATAA
- a CDS encoding choline/ethanolamine kinase family protein — protein sequence MGNQNKALKEKVLDSTVVSVIVSVMNIESNDIKNITYLKKGMTNDSFKFEVKDKSYIIRVPGAGTDKLINRANEYDVYEVLKGKNISDKIIYISNESGIKITEFWETARVSDPFDKNDIQLCMEKLREFHNSDLEVSHFFNPFKEIEFYESLWKGKPSMFKDYIEVKDHVMSLEKLIDQLPKKLVLAHVDSVSDNFLFVEDEVFVIDWEYAAMQDPHFDVAMFAIYSLYDREQTDFLIDKYFADECTNETRMKIYCYMTIGGLLWSNWCEYKSALGVDFGEYALKQYDYAKDYYSIIVKELLPKTKLNFG from the coding sequence ATGGGCAATCAAAATAAGGCACTAAAAGAAAAAGTTTTAGATTCAACCGTTGTTTCTGTGATTGTTTCTGTGATGAACATTGAATCAAATGATATAAAGAACATAACATACTTGAAAAAAGGGATGACAAACGATTCCTTTAAGTTTGAAGTTAAAGATAAAAGTTACATCATTCGTGTACCTGGAGCAGGCACGGATAAGTTAATCAATAGAGCAAATGAATACGATGTATATGAAGTGCTAAAAGGAAAAAACATAAGCGATAAGATTATCTACATTTCAAATGAAAGCGGAATCAAGATAACGGAATTTTGGGAAACAGCAAGAGTGAGTGACCCTTTTGATAAAAATGATATTCAACTGTGCATGGAAAAATTAAGAGAATTTCATAACAGTGATTTAGAAGTTTCTCATTTTTTTAATCCTTTTAAAGAAATTGAATTTTATGAAAGCTTATGGAAGGGCAAGCCATCGATGTTTAAAGATTACATTGAAGTGAAGGATCACGTTATGTCTTTGGAAAAACTAATTGATCAACTGCCTAAAAAGCTTGTCTTGGCTCATGTAGATTCTGTTTCAGATAACTTCTTATTTGTAGAAGATGAAGTATTTGTCATTGATTGGGAGTACGCTGCAATGCAAGATCCACACTTTGATGTAGCCATGTTTGCAATCTATTCTTTATATGATAGAGAACAAACGGACTTTCTAATTGATAAATATTTTGCTGACGAGTGCACAAATGAAACACGAATGAAGATTTATTGTTACATGACAATAGGTGGATTGCTTTGGAGTAATTGGTGTGAATACAAGAGTGCATTAGGAGTAGATTTTGGAGAGTATGCATTAAAACAATACGATTATGCGAAAGACTATTATTCCATTATTGTAAAAGAACTTCTTCCAAAGACAAAACTTAACTTTGGATAA
- a CDS encoding NTP transferase domain-containing protein — MKVKDKTVLEVENAIIMAAGLSSRFAPISYEYPKSLVKVKGQILIERQILQLKEVGINDITVVVGYKKELFQYLVDKFQVKLVENSDYNTRNNHSTLYAVREKLGNTFICSADNYFTQNVFEPYVKRAYYSSVYEEGATGEWCIKTDGNGLITDLKIGGGNSWVMLGHVFFSSEFSKKFVEILEDVYDNPETANLLWESIYLNHIKELNLYIRQYSKETIFEFDTLDELRTFDQQYITSTGSMILKDICEQSNCKERDITRITPIKKDGETVGFFCFIREEKYTYIYKTKELATYK; from the coding sequence ATGAAGGTAAAAGATAAAACAGTACTTGAAGTTGAGAATGCGATTATTATGGCTGCGGGGCTGTCTTCTCGATTTGCACCAATTTCTTATGAATATCCAAAGTCATTAGTAAAAGTTAAAGGCCAAATTTTGATAGAAAGACAAATACTACAATTAAAAGAAGTTGGAATTAATGACATTACAGTTGTTGTAGGGTATAAAAAAGAATTGTTTCAATACTTAGTAGATAAATTCCAAGTTAAGTTAGTTGAAAATTCTGATTACAACACTCGTAATAATCACTCAACGCTCTATGCAGTAAGAGAAAAACTTGGTAATACGTTTATCTGTTCAGCAGACAATTATTTTACGCAAAATGTATTTGAACCTTATGTTAAAAGAGCCTACTATTCATCTGTTTATGAAGAGGGAGCAACGGGTGAATGGTGCATAAAAACGGATGGAAATGGGTTGATAACGGATTTGAAAATAGGTGGCGGGAACAGTTGGGTGATGCTGGGGCACGTATTTTTTTCTAGTGAGTTTTCAAAGAAATTTGTGGAGATTCTAGAAGACGTTTATGATAATCCAGAAACAGCTAATTTGTTGTGGGAAAGCATTTATCTTAATCATATTAAAGAGTTAAATCTTTATATTCGTCAATACTCAAAAGAAACTATATTTGAATTTGATACCTTAGATGAATTGAGAACGTTTGACCAACAATACATCACGTCAACAGGTTCAATGATATTAAAAGATATTTGTGAACAGTCAAATTGCAAAGAAAGGGACATCACTCGTATCACTCCAATAAAAAAGGACGGAGAAACCGTTGGCTTTTTTTGTTTCATTAGAGAAGAAAAATATACCTATATTTATAAAACGAAAGAATTAGCAACGTATAAATAG
- a CDS encoding DMT family transporter encodes MAYGLLAGFFWGLDTVILGIALVMSPFLSTEQAILLAPFISTFIHDFCSSLWMLFYMGIKKESKKIFAALKTRSGKVIILAALLGGPIGMTGYVLSINYIGAAYTAIISALFPGVGALLSYIFLKEKMKGYQIAGLTISILGVIALGYTPGGSEANHMIIGILFALMCVIGWASEAVIIAYGLKNQEISDHLALQIRQLTSAVFYGAIIIPFVRGWSFTLSLIPTKTAAIILLAALFGTTSYLFYYKAINKIGASKAMALNITYCAWSIVFGAILLNEEVSLKSIILALVIVGGSITAATDVEEMVSLKKESIS; translated from the coding sequence ATGGCTTATGGCTTATTAGCAGGTTTTTTTTGGGGATTAGACACAGTTATACTAGGGATTGCTTTAGTCATGTCACCATTTTTATCAACGGAACAAGCAATTTTATTAGCACCGTTTATCAGCACATTTATCCATGATTTTTGTTCTTCGCTATGGATGCTTTTTTATATGGGCATCAAAAAAGAGTCGAAAAAAATTTTTGCTGCTTTAAAAACAAGAAGTGGTAAAGTAATTATTTTGGCAGCTTTACTTGGCGGCCCTATTGGAATGACAGGCTACGTTTTATCCATAAATTATATTGGTGCTGCCTATACCGCTATTATATCTGCTCTGTTTCCAGGAGTGGGAGCGCTATTGTCTTATATCTTTTTAAAAGAAAAAATGAAAGGATATCAAATAGCTGGATTAACTATCAGTATTTTAGGTGTTATTGCGTTAGGCTATACGCCTGGCGGTAGTGAAGCCAATCATATGATTATAGGAATTTTATTTGCTTTAATGTGCGTCATTGGCTGGGCATCAGAAGCGGTTATTATAGCCTACGGATTAAAAAATCAAGAAATTAGCGATCACCTTGCTCTTCAGATAAGACAGCTAACGTCTGCTGTCTTTTATGGAGCTATTATTATTCCGTTTGTTAGAGGATGGTCATTTACATTATCCCTGATACCTACAAAGACAGCAGCGATTATTTTGTTAGCTGCGTTATTTGGTACAACTTCTTATTTGTTTTATTACAAGGCCATTAATAAAATAGGAGCCTCTAAGGCGATGGCTTTAAATATCACTTATTGTGCATGGTCGATTGTATTTGGAGCGATTTTATTGAATGAAGAAGTTTCTTTAAAAAGTATTATTTTGGCATTGGTTATTGTTGGCGGTTCTATTACTGCAGCAACAGATGTGGAAGAAATGGTTAGCTTAAAAAAAGAATCAATTAGTTAA
- a CDS encoding nucleoside deaminase, producing MDKFMDRAVTLAKKNVRSGGTPFGAVLVKNGEIISEGVNELHHTYDSSGHAEMLAIRKAQTALKTLDLSDYIMYASGEPCPMCLSVMYLSGIKKGYYCASIEETAEIGLGVSKVIYEDLKKDKSERKLLMKQIPLAVGQENPMDIWVDRKTKE from the coding sequence ATGGATAAATTTATGGACAGAGCAGTTACATTAGCAAAGAAAAATGTTCGAAGTGGAGGGACACCTTTTGGGGCCGTACTAGTAAAAAATGGTGAGATTATTTCTGAAGGAGTCAATGAATTGCACCACACATATGATAGCAGTGGACATGCAGAAATGTTGGCTATACGTAAAGCACAAACAGCACTTAAGACACTTGATTTATCAGATTATATAATGTATGCCAGCGGTGAACCCTGTCCGATGTGCTTATCAGTGATGTATTTATCAGGGATAAAAAAAGGGTACTATTGTGCATCAATTGAAGAAACAGCAGAAATTGGTTTGGGTGTCTCTAAAGTTATATACGAGGATTTAAAAAAAGATAAATCAGAACGAAAACTGTTGATGAAACAAATACCTTTAGCAGTAGGGCAAGAAAACCCAATGGATATATGGGTAGATAGGAAAACTAAAGAGTGA
- a CDS encoding glycosyltransferase family 4 protein — protein sequence MNKFTELRNDYFDKDNLRSFPSLFLEKYEEKNVVWEKKEKIVLNQFKDILQLATKKEINETEIIGTLSYLGQDAYLDRYIVNIIIKNHLLLTKEGFDKEVTSSLSQKNKNDSIVYALIDTCIECDRNILSKEIVMDLLTVHQKKLDVFSIAIDYLYHFKVDGFEQDIYEWLKEDYPINIKMQLIDLLVELYSLEKLNHATIKNLIPFQENKKLFTDYMAILNKEQLVKHNGLTILQSMFYGDFENSGKGNNGGMAVFLKNLGNELSKSEEVSLVVTLTITNEWSHNQSLMNFYSDNHLFLRAPIYMDAANKDPFLKKERFIKRAIDRFLKKIEIEPDVFHVRYLDNASKAIALLSKELEKKFVFTLTPDPHRNMANNDGTLKVFSFNEYVQKLNKIMIGDELIFESDQIIGIGNHTVKKELELYFPQLLKEHKKETFWMISEGIQADWDLKKTDGQLKQHQELKQIKFKEEFFDRPIILNVGRLEQQKAQDELLKAWGNSSISDVYNLLVIGGDVENPNTDEKKMMHSFEEYLSIHDHLKDNFQHIGALPNETIRMIEKKIMELQKQYPQIYLCSSKKEEFGIAILEALSQKFLVLGPERGGVKSYLEDDTNGFLIDTSNWETISEETEKIIQRLKNKQVVFEKIQDAGQKTVRDRFSMEEISKEFLLFYLSLKRSKVNER from the coding sequence ATGAATAAATTTACTGAATTGAGAAACGATTATTTTGATAAAGATAATCTACGTTCCTTTCCTTCACTTTTTTTAGAAAAGTATGAAGAAAAGAACGTTGTTTGGGAAAAAAAAGAAAAAATAGTCTTGAATCAGTTTAAAGATATCTTGCAGCTCGCTACAAAGAAGGAGATAAATGAGACCGAAATTATCGGAACACTCTCTTATTTGGGCCAAGATGCTTACTTAGATCGGTATATAGTAAATATCATTATAAAAAACCATCTACTCCTTACTAAAGAAGGTTTCGATAAAGAAGTAACCTCGTCTTTATCGCAAAAAAATAAAAATGATTCAATAGTGTATGCGTTAATAGATACCTGTATTGAATGTGATAGAAATATATTGAGTAAAGAGATAGTAATGGACCTACTAACAGTTCACCAAAAAAAATTAGATGTATTTTCGATAGCCATAGACTACCTCTATCATTTCAAAGTAGACGGATTTGAACAGGATATTTATGAATGGTTAAAAGAAGACTACCCAATAAATATCAAGATGCAACTCATAGATTTATTGGTGGAACTTTATTCATTAGAAAAGCTGAATCATGCTACTATTAAAAATCTAATTCCTTTTCAAGAAAACAAAAAATTATTTACCGACTATATGGCGATTCTTAATAAGGAACAGTTAGTTAAGCATAATGGATTAACGATTTTGCAATCGATGTTTTATGGAGATTTTGAAAACAGCGGTAAAGGAAATAATGGTGGAATGGCTGTTTTTTTGAAAAATTTAGGAAATGAATTATCTAAATCAGAAGAAGTTTCGTTAGTTGTAACACTAACAATCACAAATGAATGGTCTCATAATCAGTCACTCATGAATTTTTACTCAGACAACCATTTATTTTTAAGAGCCCCTATCTATATGGATGCAGCAAATAAAGACCCCTTTTTAAAAAAAGAACGTTTTATAAAAAGAGCAATCGATAGGTTTCTAAAAAAAATAGAAATTGAACCAGATGTTTTTCATGTTCGTTATTTAGATAATGCATCTAAGGCAATAGCACTTTTAAGTAAAGAATTAGAGAAAAAGTTTGTTTTTACATTGACACCAGATCCTCATCGTAACATGGCCAATAATGATGGAACGTTAAAAGTATTTAGTTTTAATGAGTATGTTCAAAAATTAAATAAAATTATGATAGGCGACGAATTAATTTTTGAAAGTGATCAAATAATAGGAATAGGCAATCACACAGTAAAAAAAGAATTAGAGCTGTACTTCCCACAGTTGCTAAAAGAGCATAAGAAAGAGACGTTTTGGATGATTAGTGAAGGGATACAAGCTGACTGGGATCTTAAAAAAACTGATGGACAATTAAAGCAGCATCAAGAGTTAAAACAGATTAAATTTAAAGAAGAATTCTTTGATAGACCGATTATTTTAAATGTAGGAAGATTAGAGCAACAAAAAGCTCAAGATGAATTGCTAAAAGCATGGGGAAATTCGAGTATTTCGGATGTGTATAATCTATTGGTAATAGGTGGAGATGTAGAAAACCCAAATACAGATGAAAAGAAAATGATGCATTCTTTTGAAGAGTACCTTTCTATACATGATCATCTAAAAGATAACTTTCAACATATAGGTGCGCTACCAAACGAAACGATAAGAATGATTGAAAAAAAGATCATGGAACTTCAAAAACAGTATCCGCAAATTTATCTTTGTTCTAGTAAAAAAGAAGAATTTGGGATAGCGATTTTAGAAGCCCTATCACAGAAGTTCTTAGTATTAGGACCTGAAAGAGGGGGCGTGAAAAGTTATTTGGAAGATGATACCAACGGATTCTTAATTGACACATCTAATTGGGAAACGATTTCTGAAGAAACAGAAAAAATTATCCAGCGCTTAAAAAATAAGCAGGTAGTATTTGAAAAAATTCAAGATGCTGGACAAAAAACAGTTAGAGACCGTTTTTCTATGGAAGAAATTTCTAAAGAATTCTTATTGTTTTATTTATCTTTAAAAAGGAGCAAAGTGAATGAACGCTAA
- a CDS encoding glycosyltransferase has protein sequence MNANHIFLISPPFYSHFTPLLVLAKSFKKLGKEVTFGCSNEFKEQVEQGNLTFYEIDISKNKNVGKAKITNQPDSEKDRLDEFFEATRKGAVETLITQSKHREKDMLYKPEELISKIEKIDKSLAVDLYVVDILSYGVTLGLYSLNLPFVTFCPPHPRTIPMENENYGVPKNWPSAIPVENKQLEELKQVSKKTQNEFTSIFNKMIEESTSNCKKIENAFSLVSEKAILYNYFDFDSIEDKQQLPNRIFMGNCFEGKSLDKEWLEKIKGTNSKILITLGTFLSNRVDVLEKLIVGCEKYNPGSLLIVSAGDNAEKLKQYRSSSVIIEAFIPQKALMPYMDNVIFHGGCNTFTEAMYYGKPMIILPFSSDQFNIAYDCEKKELAEILNPNTFEEKELLTALEKINNQSKRKLTHWSDISKKRGPDYAVKQLLDSH, from the coding sequence ATGAACGCTAATCATATATTTTTAATTAGTCCACCATTTTATTCTCATTTTACTCCGCTCTTAGTCCTTGCAAAGAGTTTCAAGAAGCTCGGGAAAGAAGTTACTTTTGGATGCAGCAATGAGTTTAAAGAACAAGTAGAGCAAGGCAACTTAACTTTCTATGAAATTGACATTAGTAAAAATAAAAATGTAGGGAAAGCTAAAATAACCAACCAACCTGATTCAGAAAAAGACCGACTGGATGAATTTTTTGAAGCAACAAGAAAAGGAGCTGTCGAAACGCTCATTACACAATCTAAGCACAGAGAAAAAGACATGCTTTACAAACCAGAAGAACTCATTTCTAAAATAGAAAAAATAGATAAATCTTTAGCTGTCGATTTATATGTTGTAGATATCCTTTCTTATGGTGTTACGCTTGGGTTGTATTCTTTAAATCTTCCTTTTGTAACATTTTGTCCACCACATCCACGAACCATTCCGATGGAGAATGAGAATTATGGTGTTCCCAAGAATTGGCCTTCTGCAATACCTGTTGAAAACAAGCAACTGGAAGAATTAAAACAAGTCTCGAAAAAAACACAAAATGAATTTACAAGTATTTTTAATAAAATGATAGAAGAAAGTACGAGTAATTGTAAAAAAATAGAAAATGCTTTCAGTTTGGTTTCAGAAAAAGCGATTCTTTATAATTACTTTGATTTTGATTCTATTGAAGACAAACAACAGTTACCAAATAGGATTTTTATGGGCAATTGTTTTGAAGGAAAATCATTGGATAAAGAATGGCTAGAAAAAATAAAAGGAACAAATAGTAAAATTTTAATCACATTGGGTACTTTCCTATCCAATCGAGTCGATGTACTTGAAAAGCTTATAGTAGGATGTGAAAAATACAATCCTGGGTCTCTTTTGATTGTTTCAGCTGGAGACAACGCCGAAAAATTAAAACAATATCGCTCTTCTTCTGTAATCATTGAAGCATTTATTCCTCAAAAAGCCTTAATGCCTTATATGGATAACGTTATTTTTCACGGAGGCTGTAATACTTTTACAGAGGCAATGTATTATGGTAAACCGATGATTATTTTGCCTTTTTCAAGTGATCAGTTTAATATCGCCTATGATTGTGAAAAAAAAGAATTAGCTGAAATACTAAATCCTAATACATTCGAAGAAAAAGAATTACTAACAGCCCTTGAAAAAATAAACAATCAGTCAAAAAGAAAGTTAACGCATTGGAGTGATATTTCTAAAAAAAGAGGACCCGATTATGCTGTTAAACAGCTATTAGATAGCCATTAA
- a CDS encoding uracil-xanthine permease family protein, whose amino-acid sequence MNRNEPVNRSKYDVDGVPPLREAVPLGLQHIFAMFLSNIAVPIIVARVVGISGKDLTVLVQSAMIMAGVATLIQCYPIWRVGAKLPIVMGSSFGFLPTNISIASGYGISGLLGATFVGGLFCAGLGFFIKPLRRFFPKVVTGTVVLTIGLSLLPTGITAMAGGSGSETFGSAKNWLVSLFVMFLVLLLNQYGKGMTKTSSILIAIIIGYLLALVLNMVEFGAVREASWFSLPQPFYFPLVFKWGAIAPMLIMFIVTAVETVGDVTAITMGGSDREPTNKELSGAILANGITSSLASMFNSLPNTSFSQNVGMISFTKMMSRYIVAVGSFFLIAAGLIPKFGATLSSLPQSVIGGASIIIFSQITLTGIGILTSEPLTDRSKVIIGLSLVFGLGLTQVPEAMVSLPDFLATLFGESAIVIACIVALVLNIIIPAEEKDSGKLNEEKAE is encoded by the coding sequence ATGAATAGAAATGAACCAGTTAATAGAAGTAAGTATGATGTAGATGGTGTTCCTCCCTTAAGAGAAGCTGTTCCACTAGGATTACAGCACATTTTCGCTATGTTTCTAAGTAATATAGCTGTTCCAATAATCGTAGCAAGAGTAGTTGGGATTTCAGGAAAAGATTTAACTGTATTAGTACAAAGTGCCATGATTATGGCTGGAGTAGCTACTCTGATACAATGTTATCCAATATGGAGAGTTGGAGCCAAACTTCCTATTGTAATGGGAAGTAGTTTTGGTTTTTTACCGACCAATATTTCCATAGCTAGCGGATATGGAATTTCTGGATTATTAGGAGCGACATTTGTTGGTGGGCTCTTTTGTGCAGGGTTGGGTTTCTTTATCAAACCGTTGAGACGTTTTTTTCCAAAAGTTGTAACAGGAACCGTTGTACTGACAATTGGCTTATCTTTACTGCCAACAGGTATAACAGCGATGGCTGGCGGAAGTGGTTCTGAAACATTTGGCTCAGCGAAAAATTGGTTGGTTTCATTATTTGTCATGTTTTTGGTGTTGCTTTTAAATCAATACGGAAAAGGAATGACTAAAACCTCGTCTATTTTAATTGCTATTATTATAGGTTACCTGTTAGCGCTCGTGTTAAATATGGTTGAATTTGGAGCTGTCAGAGAAGCCTCTTGGTTTTCATTACCTCAGCCTTTTTATTTCCCATTGGTGTTTAAATGGGGGGCAATAGCACCCATGTTAATTATGTTCATCGTTACAGCTGTAGAAACCGTTGGAGATGTTACAGCGATAACAATGGGAGGGTCAGATAGAGAACCAACGAATAAAGAATTGTCTGGAGCTATTTTAGCAAACGGAATTACCTCTTCTTTAGCGTCCATGTTTAACTCTTTACCGAATACATCTTTTAGCCAGAATGTTGGAATGATTTCCTTTACTAAAATGATGAGCCGTTATATCGTTGCTGTTGGCTCTTTCTTTTTAATTGCAGCTGGATTAATTCCTAAATTTGGTGCGACGCTCTCTAGTTTGCCTCAATCTGTTATCGGGGGAGCGTCCATTATTATCTTTTCTCAAATTACTTTGACAGGAATCGGAATATTAACATCAGAACCTTTAACGGATCGTTCAAAAGTGATTATTGGTCTTTCATTAGTATTTGGATTGGGATTAACCCAAGTCCCTGAAGCAATGGTAAGCTTGCCAGATTTCTTAGCAACGTTGTTCGGAGAATCGGCTATTGTGATTGCTTGTATCGTCGCATTAGTATTGAATATTATTATCCCGGCAGAAGAAAAAGACTCTGGAAAATTAAATGAAGAAAAGGCAGAATGA
- the gorA gene encoding glutathione-disulfide reductase yields the protein MVEKYDYIAIGGGSGGIASINRAGMHGAKGALIEGNAIGGTCVNVGCVPKKIMWHGAQMMDEMNLYASGYGIDIPSKKLNFAKLVKNRESFIQRLHGSYKNGLNNNCVDLINGYAKFVDNKTVEVNGKQYTADHIVIATGGRPELPDIPGAEYGLDSDGFFELTELPERTAVVGGGYIAVELAGVLHGLGSNTHLFVRQHAPLRNFDSIIVEGLLDTMAHEGATLHTYATPEKVEKNEDGSLTLYLEDGTTHETDALIWAIGRQPNTRNLNLAATDVIVNDGGYITVDEFQNTTAEGIYAIGDVTGHIELTPVAIAAGRHLSERLFNHKPLEYLDYDNVPTVVFSHPPIGTVGMTEEQAIDKFGAAQIKVYETRFTAMHSSITENRQKTYMKLVCCGLEEKVVGLHGMGSGMDEMLQGFAVAIKMGATKADFDATVAIHPTGAEEFVTMK from the coding sequence ATGGTTGAAAAGTATGATTATATTGCTATCGGTGGCGGAAGCGGTGGAATAGCTTCTATCAATCGTGCAGGAATGCACGGGGCTAAAGGTGCATTAATCGAAGGAAATGCTATCGGCGGAACATGTGTAAATGTAGGGTGTGTCCCTAAAAAAATCATGTGGCATGGAGCTCAAATGATGGATGAAATGAATTTGTATGCTTCCGGCTATGGTATTGATATTCCTTCGAAAAAATTAAACTTTGCTAAATTAGTCAAAAATAGAGAATCTTTTATCCAAAGACTACATGGGAGTTACAAAAATGGTTTAAATAATAATTGTGTTGATTTAATAAACGGCTATGCTAAATTTGTTGACAACAAAACGGTTGAAGTAAATGGGAAACAGTATACTGCAGACCATATAGTGATTGCGACAGGTGGAAGACCGGAATTGCCAGATATTCCAGGTGCTGAATATGGATTAGATTCAGATGGCTTTTTTGAACTAACAGAATTACCAGAACGAACGGCCGTAGTAGGTGGCGGTTACATTGCTGTGGAATTAGCAGGTGTATTGCATGGATTAGGATCCAATACGCATTTATTTGTTCGCCAACATGCACCTTTACGAAACTTTGATTCGATTATAGTTGAAGGATTATTAGACACAATGGCGCATGAAGGTGCCACTCTGCATACGTATGCTACACCTGAAAAGGTTGAAAAGAATGAGGATGGCAGTCTGACTCTTTACTTAGAGGACGGAACAACGCATGAAACAGATGCCCTTATTTGGGCGATAGGACGTCAACCAAATACAAGGAATTTGAATTTAGCAGCAACAGATGTGATAGTAAATGATGGTGGATACATTACAGTTGATGAATTTCAAAATACAACAGCAGAAGGTATCTATGCTATTGGAGATGTGACAGGTCATATTGAGTTGACTCCCGTGGCTATTGCAGCTGGGCGGCATTTATCCGAACGATTGTTTAATCATAAACCATTAGAGTATTTGGATTATGATAATGTTCCAACAGTTGTTTTTAGTCACCCTCCAATTGGAACGGTGGGCATGACAGAAGAGCAAGCAATTGACAAGTTTGGTGCAGCACAAATAAAAGTATACGAAACACGTTTTACTGCTATGCACAGTTCGATTACTGAAAATAGACAAAAAACGTATATGAAATTAGTCTGTTGTGGACTAGAAGAAAAAGTTGTCGGGCTTCATGGGATGGGTTCAGGAATGGATGAAATGCTGCAAGGTTTCGCTGTCGCTATCAAGATGGGAGCAACTAAAGCAGACTTTGATGCTACTGTAGCGATTCACCCAACTGGTGCTGAAGAATTTGTTACAATGAAATAA